From the Mahella australiensis 50-1 BON genome, the window CCATATCATAAATTGTTGGATTCGTTATCGGAAAAAAGCCGCGGCGCCGATGATATAGGCACCACCCTTAAAGGCATAGGGCCTTGTTATACAGATAAGATAGCTCGAAGAGGATTGCGCGTATGCGATATGATGGATGAAAGAGTATTTGCAGATAAGCTGAAAATAGCCATAGAAGAGGCTAATCTTCTGATCGAAAGGGTGTATAATGAACAGCCCGTTGATTATGATAAGGTGCTCAATGAATATTTATCCTATGTGGAGCGACTGAAACCGCATGTGGCGGATACATCCGCTATATTATATGACCTTATAAAATCCGATAAAAATGTATTATTTGAAGGGGCTCAGGGTACATTGCTCGATATAGATATGGGTACCTATCCATATGTCACATCCTCCCATCCGATATCAGGTGGGGTATGCGTAGGCGCCGGTATAGGCCCCACCGTGATAGACAGCGTTTTGGGCGTTGTTAAGGCATACACCACGAGGGTGGGCAAAGGCCCGTTCCCTACAGAATTAAATGACAGCATGGGGGATGCCTTGAGGGAAAAAGGCAACGAATATGGTACTACGACGGGTCGCCCGAGGCGATGCGGCTGGTTCGACGCTGTAATAGCCCGCTACGCTGTGAGGGTCAACGGCTTGACGTCGCTGGCTTTAACCAAATTGGACACCTTGGGTGGCTTTGATAAGATAAAGATATGTGTAGGTTATGATAAAGGAGGCAGCATGATAAAAGAATTTCCCGCGTCGTTGGAAGAACTCGCCGAATGCATGCCGCTATATCAGGAAGTGGATGGATGGAAAGAGGATATATCAGATATAAAGAGGTATGATGATTTGCCCGTTAACGCCCGCAGGTATGTGGAGCTCATAGAGTGTTTATGTGATGTGAAAATATCGATGATAGCCGTTGGCCCTAAACGTCAGCAAACCATAGTGCGCCAAAACATTTATTAATTATTGGCTTCTTATATATAGTCGGCCCGGAGAGGATCGATGATCCAAACCGGGTTTATATTAATGCGGTTGATAGGGGGCAAGGGGATGAGTCAGCAGGTTAATGCATCGGTTGTGTATAATATGCGGTTGCTATGGACTGCTATACAGAGGTCTTGGCAGCGTAGCGTAAAAAAGGAATTGCACCCTCGTGAGCTAAAAGGTACTAAAGTCCTATCCGTAAAAGAAATAACGGCTATAAAGAAAGAAAAAGGCCATTTTTTGGACTTTATATCAGCATATTTGGATTATATCGAGTTTTTGGTTATGAGCAAGCCGTATTCTATAATATTTTGTGATGGATATGGTATAACATTGAACCATCGCGCATATGGCATAGATATATTAGTTCAGGAAGGCATGATATGGGGCGAAGATTACATAGGCATTAATGCTATGGGAACGTGTTTGAAAGAAGAAACGCCTACGATGGTTATGGGGGAGGAACACGACTGGGATTTCTTGAAGGATAAAGCTAGCTTTGCTGTACCGTTATTAGACATAGATTGCAATATAATAGGGGCGTTGGGTATTATATTGACGCTTAATGATGGCGATCCTGCTATAATGGCACTTATGATTATGATGGCCGATATGATTTCAAAGCATTGGGCGGTTGATAAGGAATTGTTGTTGCTGAGAGATAGGCTGGCGGCCTCGGAGCGGGCGGAGGAAAATGTGCAGAACAACGCCTCGGTGCTTTCGCACGAGGTGAGAAATTCTATTTCCACGCTGGGCGCTTACATACAGCTATTGCAATTGGACAAGCTGGTAGACGATGAGAGGGCCAATAAAATGCTCCAAGAAATGGCGCGCGTAAACCGCATGATGCAGGATTTTAGGCGCCTAACTAAATATATTAAGTTCAAATTCAGCAACTT encodes:
- a CDS encoding adenylosuccinate synthase, coding for MACMVIIGAQWGDEGKGKITDYMAARSDVVVRYQGGNNAGHTVETDAGQFKLHLVPSGIMYSDKICIIGNGLVIDPAALLEEMDYLAARGISLDNLLISDRAHIVFPYHKLLDSLSEKSRGADDIGTTLKGIGPCYTDKIARRGLRVCDMMDERVFADKLKIAIEEANLLIERVYNEQPVDYDKVLNEYLSYVERLKPHVADTSAILYDLIKSDKNVLFEGAQGTLLDIDMGTYPYVTSSHPISGGVCVGAGIGPTVIDSVLGVVKAYTTRVGKGPFPTELNDSMGDALREKGNEYGTTTGRPRRCGWFDAVIARYAVRVNGLTSLALTKLDTLGGFDKIKICVGYDKGGSMIKEFPASLEELAECMPLYQEVDGWKEDISDIKRYDDLPVNARRYVELIECLCDVKISMIAVGPKRQQTIVRQNIY
- a CDS encoding sensor histidine kinase — its product is MSQQVNASVVYNMRLLWTAIQRSWQRSVKKELHPRELKGTKVLSVKEITAIKKEKGHFLDFISAYLDYIEFLVMSKPYSIIFCDGYGITLNHRAYGIDILVQEGMIWGEDYIGINAMGTCLKEETPTMVMGEEHDWDFLKDKASFAVPLLDIDCNIIGALGIILTLNDGDPAIMALMIMMADMISKHWAVDKELLLLRDRLAASERAEENVQNNASVLSHEVRNSISTLGAYIQLLQLDKLVDDERANKMLQEMARVNRMMQDFRRLTKYIKFKFSNFNINAVLNKVIEFILPKAQLKGIEIITELDDREIYINGDMDAIEQVFLNLLENAIQAIERDRGHIWIKSMRSNDSVKIIIRDDGCGISDENKANLFKPFFTTKASGSGIGLAFCKDVLKAHGGDITAESQEGEGTSFTITLPLGNRI